A single genomic interval of Aegicerativicinus sediminis harbors:
- a CDS encoding Ig-like domain-containing protein encodes MSGGEICLYDDGTLSTKSTIDLDGSGTPAASNPYVSSDTGIATVDDNGLVTAVSDGTVTITYTDDNGCQVDADVIINANPTMSGGEICLYDDGTLSTKSTIDLDGSGTPAASNPYVSSDTGIATVDDNGLVTAVSDGTVTITYTDDNGCQVDADVIINANPTMSGGEICLYDDGTLSTKSTIDLDGSGTPAASNPYVSSDTGIATVDDNGLVTAVSDGTVTITYTDDNGCQVDADVIINANPTMSGGEICLYDDGTLSTKSTIDLDGSGTPAASNPYVSSDTGIATVDDNGLVTAVSDGTVTITYTDDNGCQVDADVIINANPTMSGGEICLYDDGTLSTKSTIDLDGSGTPAASNPYVSSDTGIATVDDNGLVTAVSDGTVTITYTDDNGCQVDADVIINANPTMSGGEICLYDDGTLSTKSTIDLDGSGTPAASNPYVSSDTGIATVDDNGLVTAVSDGTVTITYTDDNGCQVDADVIINANPTMSGGEICLYDDGTLSTKSTIDLDGSGTPAASNPYVSSDTGIATVDDNGLVTAVSDGTVTITYTDDNGCQVDADVIINANPTMSGGEICLYDDGTLSTKSTIDLDGSGTPAASNPYVSSDTGIATVDDNGLVTAVSDGTVTITYTDDNGCQVDADVIINANPTCSIISQVPGGTTICLGETIDFEIPTDYVGDSDYDVEWTSSDAGIIFVIQGTNTPDNTADKVTATNITDPSFTVYLKLTYLDECESDCELSFNSEPCVDQCTWTPGFWKNHPEEICGLLGGTVTKYKGERTCSGETANIGFILCGEHYTLSASDISCLFEYSSDTRGNKTPSGCTPDVVAIAEYFAPFPNGETLLHHILAAKLNLMFNGVDFGNLTIGDMTCIDVVNGVNVPDIFNGTPDASANEICAIDFCLSGDADAATLSEYIKPLTAFNECNNTCGLPSGVVPTNNLETTNSSAMLGMDILTYPNPHDGVLNVRYKFDYDTDVSIKFYDLKGSLVMDKEIKGYHKGEDGLETFQMRQRQDQVLFMQVTSNREQTVKKIIATDRK; translated from the coding sequence ATGAGCGGCGGCGAGATCTGCCTATACGATGACGGCACGCTGTCTACAAAGAGCACGATAGACCTGGATGGCTCCGGCACCCCTGCTGCCTCCAACCCATACGTCTCCTCCGACACTGGCATAGCCACGGTCGACGACAACGGTTTGGTTACAGCGGTCTCGGACGGTACGGTCACGATCACCTATACTGACGACAACGGCTGCCAGGTGGACGCCGATGTGATCATCAACGCGAACCCTACGATGAGCGGCGGCGAGATCTGCCTATACGATGACGGCACGCTGTCTACAAAGAGCACGATAGACCTGGATGGCTCCGGCACCCCTGCTGCCTCCAACCCATACGTCTCCTCCGACACTGGCATAGCCACGGTCGACGACAACGGTTTGGTTACAGCGGTCTCGGACGGTACGGTCACGATCACCTATACTGACGACAACGGCTGCCAGGTGGACGCCGATGTGATCATCAACGCGAACCCTACGATGAGCGGCGGCGAGATCTGCCTATACGATGACGGCACGCTGTCTACAAAGAGCACGATAGACCTGGATGGCTCCGGCACCCCTGCTGCCTCCAACCCATACGTCTCCTCCGACACTGGCATAGCCACGGTCGACGACAACGGTTTGGTTACAGCGGTCTCGGACGGTACGGTCACGATCACCTATACTGACGACAACGGCTGCCAGGTGGACGCCGATGTGATCATCAACGCGAACCCTACGATGAGCGGCGGCGAGATCTGCCTATACGATGACGGCACGCTGTCTACAAAGAGCACGATAGACCTGGATGGCTCCGGCACCCCTGCTGCCTCCAACCCATACGTCTCCTCCGACACTGGCATAGCCACGGTCGACGACAACGGTTTGGTTACAGCGGTCTCGGACGGTACGGTCACGATCACCTATACTGACGACAACGGCTGCCAGGTGGACGCCGATGTGATCATCAACGCGAACCCTACGATGAGCGGCGGCGAGATCTGCCTATACGATGACGGCACGCTGTCTACAAAGAGCACGATAGACCTGGATGGCTCCGGCACCCCTGCTGCCTCCAACCCATACGTCTCCTCCGACACTGGCATAGCCACGGTCGACGACAACGGTTTGGTTACAGCGGTCTCGGACGGTACGGTCACGATCACCTATACTGACGACAACGGCTGCCAGGTGGACGCCGATGTGATCATCAACGCGAACCCTACGATGAGCGGCGGCGAGATCTGCCTATACGATGACGGCACGCTGTCTACAAAGAGCACGATAGACCTGGATGGCTCCGGCACCCCTGCTGCCTCCAACCCATACGTCTCCTCCGACACTGGCATAGCCACGGTCGACGACAACGGTTTGGTTACAGCGGTCTCGGACGGTACGGTCACGATCACCTATACTGACGACAACGGCTGCCAGGTGGACGCCGATGTGATCATCAACGCGAACCCTACGATGAGCGGCGGCGAGATCTGCCTATACGATGACGGCACGCTGTCTACAAAGAGCACGATAGACCTGGATGGCTCCGGCACCCCTGCTGCCTCCAACCCATACGTCTCCTCCGACACTGGCATAGCCACGGTCGACGACAACGGTTTGGTTACAGCGGTCTCGGACGGTACGGTCACGATCACCTATACTGACGACAACGGCTGCCAGGTGGACGCCGATGTGATCATCAACGCGAACCCTACGATGAGCGGCGGCGAGATCTGCCTATACGATGACGGCACGCTGTCTACAAAGAGCACGATAGACCTGGATGGCTCCGGCACCCCTGCTGCCTCCAACCCATACGTCTCCTCCGACACTGGCATAGCCACGGTCGACGACAACGGTTTGGTTACAGCGGTCTCGGACGGTACGGTCACGATCACCTATACTGACGACAACGGCTGCCAGGTGGACGCCGATGTGATCATCAACGCGAACCCTACTTGTTCAATAATAAGTCAAGTACCCGGAGGCACTACTATTTGTTTAGGTGAGACTATTGATTTTGAAATACCTACAGATTATGTTGGTGATTCTGACTATGACGTTGAATGGACCAGTTCAGATGCAGGTATAATATTTGTTATTCAAGGAACTAATACCCCTGATAACACTGCAGATAAAGTAACTGCTACTAATATTACGGATCCTTCATTTACAGTTTATTTAAAATTGACATATTTGGATGAATGTGAATCTGACTGTGAGTTAAGTTTCAATTCAGAACCTTGTGTTGACCAATGTACTTGGACTCCAGGTTTCTGGAAAAACCATCCTGAAGAGATTTGTGGATTGCTAGGTGGTACGGTTACCAAGTATAAGGGTGAACGTACTTGTTCAGGTGAGACAGCTAATATAGGATTTATCCTATGTGGGGAGCACTATACTCTTTCAGCTTCAGATATTTCTTGTTTGTTTGAATATAGTAGTGATACAAGAGGAAATAAAACCCCTAGTGGTTGTACTCCTGATGTTGTGGCTATTGCTGAATACTTTGCTCCATTCCCTAATGGAGAAACATTGTTACACCATATTTTAGCGGCTAAATTAAACCTAATGTTTAATGGTGTAGATTTTGGCAATTTAACTATTGGTGATATGACATGTATAGATGTAGTCAACGGAGTTAATGTTCCTGATATCTTCAATGGAACTCCAGATGCAAGTGCAAATGAAATTTGTGCCATTGATTTCTGTTTATCAGGAGATGCTGATGCAGCTACACTATCAGAATATATCAAGCCATTAACAGCGTTTAACGAATGTAATAATACCTGTGGATTGCCATCTGGTGTTGTTCCAACAAATAATTTGGAAACTACAAATAGTTCTGCAATGCTTGGAATGGATATATTAACCTATCCAAACCCTCATGACGGAGTATTAAACGTACGTTATAAGTTTGATTATGACACTGATGTTTCTATTAAGTTCTACGACCTTAAAGGTTCTTTGGTAATGGATAAAGAAATCAAAGGATACCATAAAGGTGAGGATGGTTTAGAAACATTCCAAATGAGACAGCGTCAAGACCAAGTCTTGTTTATGCAGGTGACCTCTAACAGGGAACAAACTGTTAAAAAGATTATCGCAACCGATAGGAAGTGA
- a CDS encoding histidine kinase: MIRFIKIIGIGIGLGVFLTLVNQVIRLVDGSPLATFSDILYALKYQMLYAIGLTMANGYFFEYVNNLQWKKYQKFRLLFSFIGCALVTLTAIFFIRMFHEMVWEHETFSVFLQTEKEAGMTYLISTTIALIVFFGFYLAYHFRERQKEKVIEQKVIAGTATAKLDALKSQLDPHFLFNSLNVLTSLIEENPNKATDFTTSLSKVYRYVLEQKDKYIISLDEELEFAKIYMSLLKMRFEDSLIFELPERSKNPEYQVVPLSLQLLLENSVKHNSVTSSRPLKIKIYEQDGYLFVENNLQPKETLKKGSGVGLNNIKERYSLFTNKSILFEQTDQLFRVGLPLLTKNVLIMESNSVNYQDSYMRARKHVDELKEFYFSFLSFFVVIPFLIFINYKTYWEFKWFWFPLLGWLIGLGFQAVKLFVSNGFLGRSWEKRVIEKYMNEEKDQF; this comes from the coding sequence ATGATAAGGTTTATAAAAATAATTGGTATTGGTATAGGGTTGGGCGTCTTCCTAACCTTGGTTAACCAAGTCATACGGTTGGTTGATGGTAGCCCACTGGCCACCTTTAGCGATATATTATATGCCTTAAAATACCAAATGCTTTATGCTATTGGCCTTACAATGGCCAATGGCTATTTTTTTGAGTATGTCAATAATTTACAATGGAAGAAATACCAAAAATTTAGACTTCTTTTTTCATTTATTGGCTGTGCATTAGTGACTTTAACCGCTATATTCTTTATAAGAATGTTCCATGAAATGGTTTGGGAGCATGAAACTTTCTCTGTTTTTCTTCAAACAGAAAAAGAGGCCGGGATGACATATTTAATTTCAACCACTATAGCTCTAATCGTATTTTTTGGATTTTACCTAGCTTATCATTTTAGGGAACGTCAGAAAGAAAAAGTTATAGAGCAAAAGGTAATCGCTGGAACTGCTACCGCAAAATTGGATGCCCTAAAAAGTCAATTAGACCCGCACTTCCTATTTAATAGCTTAAATGTATTAACTAGTTTAATTGAAGAAAATCCAAATAAAGCTACTGATTTTACTACTTCATTATCAAAGGTTTACAGATATGTACTTGAACAAAAAGATAAATATATAATTTCTTTGGACGAGGAGTTGGAATTTGCTAAAATCTATATGTCTCTTCTTAAAATGAGATTTGAGGACAGTCTTATATTTGAGTTACCTGAACGTTCCAAAAACCCAGAATATCAGGTCGTACCACTGTCCTTGCAATTATTGTTGGAAAATTCTGTTAAACACAATTCCGTGACAAGTTCAAGACCTTTAAAAATTAAAATTTATGAGCAAGACGGCTACTTATTTGTAGAAAATAATCTACAGCCTAAGGAAACCTTGAAAAAGGGAAGCGGGGTAGGTTTAAATAATATTAAGGAACGTTATTCGCTCTTTACCAATAAATCAATTCTTTTCGAGCAAACAGACCAATTGTTTAGGGTTGGTTTGCCTTTACTAACTAAAAATGTTTTAATCATGGAATCTAATTCAGTTAATTACCAAGACAGTTATATGCGTGCAAGAAAGCACGTAGATGAGTTGAAGGAATTTTATTTTTCCTTTTTATCCTTTTTTGTGGTTATTCCATTTTTAATTTTTATTAATTACAAAACCTATTGGGAATTTAAGTGGTTCTGGTTTCCGTTATTGGGTTGGTTAATCGGATTGGGATTCCAGGCAGTTAAGTTATTCGTCAGCAATGGTTTTCTAGGAAGGTCTTGGGAAAAAAGAGTCATTGAGAAATATATGAACGAAGAAAAAGACCAATTTTAA
- a CDS encoding 2TM domain-containing protein, protein MEKYDRLKRLESPSKGDWKNDEAFYRAKKKLDKLKGFYRHLAVYVIINIFLIILIGMQSGGNFFNFGTFSTAFFWGIGLMFHAMSVFLPNFVFSKRWEERKIKEYMDRDKMNF, encoded by the coding sequence ATGGAAAAATATGATAGATTAAAGCGTTTAGAGTCACCTTCTAAAGGTGATTGGAAGAATGATGAAGCCTTTTATAGGGCTAAAAAGAAATTAGATAAACTCAAAGGATTTTACAGGCATTTAGCAGTTTACGTTATCATCAATATATTCTTGATCATTTTAATAGGGATGCAATCTGGCGGAAACTTTTTTAATTTCGGTACTTTCTCTACAGCTTTTTTTTGGGGAATCGGGCTTATGTTCCACGCAATGAGCGTGTTCTTGCCTAATTTCGTTTTTTCAAAACGCTGGGAAGAACGAAAGATTAAGGAGTATATGGATCGGGATAAAATGAATTTTTAA
- a CDS encoding LytR/AlgR family response regulator transcription factor, which translates to MKAIIIEDEKPSARRLQRMLQTIGLEVVCLLHSVEEAGKWFDENAHPDLIMLDIQLSDGLSFDIFEGRSINSHIIFTTAFDEYALRAFKLNSIDYLLKPIEEAELQAAIEKFKALRNQFKTSSLNLEQIKSLLVGGKEKEYKKRFTVKIGQHIKLVDADSIECIYSENKGTYLYTNNKRSFLIDQTLDQLEGELDPSVFFRVNRTFYVNINAIVDIINYTNSRLRIKLNTYKDEEIIVARERVKNFREWL; encoded by the coding sequence ATGAAGGCTATAATTATAGAGGATGAAAAACCGTCTGCCCGAAGATTGCAGCGTATGCTTCAAACGATTGGCTTAGAGGTTGTATGTTTATTACATTCAGTAGAGGAAGCCGGCAAATGGTTTGATGAAAATGCCCATCCTGACCTTATAATGCTTGATATACAACTAAGCGATGGGCTTTCTTTTGATATTTTTGAGGGTAGGTCCATAAATTCTCATATTATTTTCACTACTGCTTTTGATGAGTACGCATTACGGGCGTTTAAACTGAATAGCATCGATTATCTGTTAAAACCAATTGAAGAAGCTGAATTGCAAGCTGCCATTGAAAAATTTAAGGCTCTTCGAAATCAATTCAAAACCTCAAGTTTGAATTTGGAGCAGATTAAAAGTTTACTTGTTGGAGGTAAGGAAAAGGAGTATAAAAAACGATTCACCGTAAAAATTGGGCAGCACATAAAGTTGGTGGATGCGGATTCCATCGAATGCATTTATTCAGAAAACAAAGGAACCTATCTATATACCAATAATAAACGCTCGTTTTTAATTGATCAGACTTTGGACCAATTAGAGGGGGAATTAGACCCTTCTGTGTTCTTCAGAGTTAATAGAACTTTCTACGTGAATATAAATGCAATCGTAGATATTATTAACTACACCAATTCTCGACTTAGGATAAAATTAAATACCTATAAAGATGAGGAAATCATAGTAGCCAGAGAACGCGTTAAGAATTTTAGGGAGTGGTTATAA
- a CDS encoding LETM1-related biofilm-associated protein — MNPSSQGWIAKLGSILIKHPLHFKDYTDLYTQMCLMGFTYGFNLGIPPQFGHKSHFSTDEMAKINLMVSLFQIYQFKFPESSFEDFRMAIYEFYKELEVSDMSIWKRLMSGLDAGTKLEKLLDERVQLNDNPFTRNFNAILANSLLYVDVLTFKASLEEPTKVKMYAAKLEHAIMNLSYEYLNEFADGTHRKQFYDDSVRYANTKNIDFTKAYRSSLNEFTIEERRYLLDLGCMLAWEDSTIDFSESVFLKSLCSDLRLPIEQISDSLNIIRTFVKTHPEYKRLLSQTHPLGNFYGNSVQLVSKLIKRNSKRLIKEIQGSKELMVLLSKSRSRNLTKEEQKKIQNQLLDLIKTIPSLAIFILPGGAILLPIFVRLIPNMLPSAFDDNKINN; from the coding sequence ATGAATCCATCATCCCAAGGCTGGATTGCCAAATTAGGTTCTATATTAATCAAGCATCCTTTGCACTTTAAGGATTACACGGATTTATATACCCAAATGTGCCTAATGGGGTTCACCTATGGTTTTAACTTGGGAATTCCTCCACAGTTCGGACATAAATCTCACTTTTCGACGGATGAGATGGCAAAAATCAATTTGATGGTAAGTTTATTCCAAATTTACCAATTCAAATTCCCTGAATCTTCTTTTGAGGATTTCAGGATGGCCATCTATGAATTTTATAAGGAATTGGAAGTTTCTGATATGTCGATTTGGAAACGCCTGATGTCTGGATTAGATGCGGGAACAAAACTAGAGAAGTTACTTGATGAAAGGGTTCAATTAAATGACAATCCCTTTACTAGAAATTTTAACGCTATTCTTGCAAATTCTCTTCTTTACGTAGATGTCTTAACATTTAAGGCAAGTTTAGAGGAACCGACAAAAGTGAAAATGTACGCTGCAAAGCTGGAGCATGCTATTATGAATTTGTCTTATGAATATCTAAATGAATTTGCTGACGGTACCCATAGAAAACAATTCTACGATGATTCTGTCCGCTATGCTAACACAAAAAATATAGACTTTACAAAAGCTTATCGCTCCAGTTTAAATGAATTCACCATAGAAGAACGACGATATCTATTAGATTTGGGATGTATGTTGGCTTGGGAAGATTCAACAATAGATTTTTCTGAAAGTGTCTTTTTAAAAAGCCTATGTTCTGATTTGCGATTACCTATTGAACAGATCTCAGATTCTTTGAATATCATCAGAACATTTGTAAAAACGCATCCTGAATACAAACGTTTATTAAGCCAAACCCATCCCCTAGGAAACTTTTATGGCAACTCTGTTCAACTGGTCAGTAAACTAATAAAACGCAACAGCAAACGGTTAATAAAGGAAATACAAGGCAGCAAAGAATTGATGGTTTTGTTATCTAAATCCCGTTCGAGAAACCTTACCAAAGAGGAACAGAAGAAAATTCAAAACCAATTATTAGACCTTATTAAAACAATTCCTAGCTTGGCTATCTTTATATTACCAGGAGGAGCAATATTACTACCAATCTTTGTTAGGTTAATTCCTAACATGTTACCTTCAGCCTTTGATGATAATAAAATAAATAACTAA
- a CDS encoding GNAT family N-acetyltransferase, with amino-acid sequence MTSNNFPIIPIKLKGETVKLKPLKVKHRTKLLEAAADGELWNLWFTSVPNKDTIDSYLDKAWVEQDHGSQLAFVVYHKRDKKIIGTTRFMNIDPTNRRLEIGHTWYSKSYQRTRVNTECKYLLLKHAFEHLKCIAVEFRTHVVNNASRNAIQRIGANEDGILRNHRILVDGKYRDTAVYSIIESEWPTVKKNLLDKLKA; translated from the coding sequence ATGACATCAAATAACTTCCCTATTATCCCCATTAAACTTAAAGGCGAAACGGTTAAGTTAAAACCTCTTAAAGTTAAACACCGTACCAAGCTATTAGAGGCCGCAGCCGATGGAGAACTATGGAATCTATGGTTTACTTCCGTTCCAAATAAGGATACTATCGATAGCTACCTAGATAAAGCTTGGGTAGAACAAGATCATGGTTCTCAACTTGCATTTGTTGTTTATCATAAAAGGGATAAGAAAATTATTGGCACTACAAGATTTATGAATATAGATCCTACAAATCGTAGATTAGAAATTGGCCATACCTGGTATTCAAAATCCTATCAACGTACACGTGTTAATACTGAGTGTAAATATCTGTTGCTTAAACACGCATTTGAGCATTTAAAATGTATTGCAGTTGAATTTAGAACACATGTGGTCAATAATGCTTCGAGGAATGCAATACAGCGTATTGGAGCAAATGAGGATGGAATCCTAAGGAATCATAGAATATTAGTTGACGGTAAGTATAGGGATACTGCTGTTTATTCAATTATTGAAAGTGAATGGCCAACCGTTAAGAAAAATCTATTGGACAAGTTAAAGGCTTAA
- a CDS encoding superoxide dismutase family protein — MKTKIVITAFLAITLMFSCKKDKKEDTEVMETEAVETPAASKPTPDAKKVKVNLTSKSGSKVTGNAVFTEDNGSVKMVIVLGGLDQGTHAIHLHETADCTAEDATSSGGHWNPTGQPHGKWGDASGYHKGDIGNVVADENGHATKNFTTDEWCIGCGDATKDILGKAIIVHQGEDDFKSQPSGNAGARVSCGGVIE, encoded by the coding sequence ATGAAAACTAAAATTGTAATTACTGCCTTTTTGGCCATAACATTAATGTTCTCTTGTAAAAAAGATAAAAAAGAAGATACTGAAGTAATGGAAACAGAAGCGGTAGAAACTCCTGCGGCGTCTAAACCAACACCTGATGCTAAAAAAGTTAAGGTGAACTTAACATCAAAAAGCGGAAGTAAAGTTACTGGTAATGCCGTTTTTACCGAAGATAATGGAAGTGTAAAAATGGTAATTGTACTTGGCGGATTAGATCAAGGTACACATGCTATCCATTTACATGAAACTGCTGATTGTACTGCTGAGGATGCAACTTCTTCAGGTGGACATTGGAATCCAACAGGTCAACCTCATGGAAAATGGGGTGATGCAAGTGGCTATCATAAAGGTGACATCGGTAACGTTGTAGCTGACGAAAATGGACATGCTACCAAAAATTTTACTACAGATGAATGGTGTATAGGTTGTGGAGACGCTACAAAGGATATTCTTGGAAAGGCAATTATTGTACACCAAGGAGAAGATGATTTTAAAAGCCAACCATCTGGAAATGCAGGCGCAAGAGTGAGTTGTGGCGGCGTAATCGAATAA
- a CDS encoding universal stress protein, whose amino-acid sequence MEKIIVPVDFSEYSEFALQTAAMLAKKYSGEILALHMLELNDSLLSSDEDKDEKSVFYLKLAEKRFNEFLDKDYLKGVSVRPMIKNFKVFSEVAKLAEDRSVDMIIMGSHGASGMNEFFVGTNTERVVRHSEVPVLVVKGPPLGESFDKVVFVTNFDDEAVEVYLRSQKLFNDWGTEVHFVYVNLPNADFRSSKEIDDKVTDFLLKAEGNLDALSKVNYISDYTIEDGVFEFAHKIDADLIAIPTHGRTGLSHFFSGSITEDIANHSILPVITFKI is encoded by the coding sequence ATGGAAAAAATAATTGTTCCGGTAGACTTTTCGGAATATTCTGAATTCGCTTTACAAACTGCCGCGATGCTCGCAAAAAAATACAGTGGTGAAATTTTAGCATTGCACATGCTTGAATTGAATGACTCCTTATTGTCGTCTGACGAGGACAAGGATGAAAAATCCGTATTTTATTTAAAATTGGCAGAAAAGCGTTTTAATGAATTTTTAGATAAAGATTATCTTAAAGGTGTTTCAGTAAGGCCAATGATTAAAAATTTTAAGGTGTTTAGTGAAGTTGCTAAACTTGCGGAGGATAGAAGTGTAGATATGATTATTATGGGAAGTCATGGTGCAAGTGGCATGAATGAATTTTTTGTTGGCACAAATACCGAAAGAGTAGTTCGTCATAGTGAAGTCCCTGTGTTGGTCGTTAAGGGGCCTCCCTTAGGTGAATCTTTTGACAAGGTAGTTTTTGTTACCAATTTTGATGATGAAGCGGTAGAAGTGTATTTGAGAAGTCAGAAATTATTTAATGATTGGGGAACGGAGGTTCATTTTGTTTATGTAAACCTTCCGAATGCAGATTTCAGAAGTAGTAAGGAAATAGATGATAAGGTTACCGATTTCTTGTTAAAGGCAGAAGGTAATTTAGATGCTTTATCGAAGGTTAATTATATTTCAGATTATACAATTGAAGATGGTGTTTTTGAATTTGCTCATAAAATAGATGCAGATTTAATAGCGATACCAACACATGGTAGAACTGGTTTGTCACATTTCTTTAGTGGTAGTATTACGGAGGATATTGCTAATCATTCAATTTTACCGGTAATTACATTTAAAATTTAG
- a CDS encoding S9 family peptidase: MKNHFLCLFLLLAALSCKTDEKETGNAEPREIGNYSIEQFMDIEGIGGGSFSHDNSKLLIGSNRSGIYNLYTVPISGGEFTALTATDSTSFFAISYFPNDDRVLFSADDNGDENSHIFLLDTTGTVKDLTPKDGINANFAGWNKDKDGFYFLSNERDPRYFDYYEMSLDGFNSELIYKNEDGMNIVGLSDDEKFMALSKTINTNDSDLYLVNTSTNERTKINDSLSGHGSIVFSKDNSKMYYTTDEGANFSYLASYDLETGEKNKILEKQWDISGVGLSENGTYRTVFINDDGKNVIEVYNEETGEQIDLPEFDSASITSVSFSPDEKFMRLYVGNSNTPNDLYIYSFENKGLTRITHRLNKDINPDDLVASQVIRYNSFDGTEIPAIYYLPKQASADNPVPALVWVHGGPGGQTRQGFNSFIQYLVNNGYAVLGVNNRGSSGYGKEFYLMDDLNHGEKDLQDCIEGKNWLAKQPEIDNSRIGIIGGSYGGYMTMAALTFAPEEFDVGVNIFGVTNWLRTLKSVPPYWESFKTALYKELGDPYSQDSVRLRKISPLFHAENVTKPVMVLQGAKDPRVLQVESDEIVEAVRKNNVPVEYVLFEDEGHGFVKKENQIEGYGKILTFLDNYLKGEKKLQDGKTESEEIEIEVEE; the protein is encoded by the coding sequence ATGAAAAATCATTTTTTATGCCTATTCCTATTATTGGCTGCACTTTCCTGTAAAACTGATGAAAAGGAAACTGGCAATGCAGAACCAAGAGAAATTGGAAATTATTCCATAGAACAATTTATGGATATAGAGGGAATTGGTGGTGGAAGCTTTTCCCATGACAACTCTAAATTACTTATTGGCAGTAATAGAAGTGGTATTTATAATCTGTATACAGTCCCAATTAGTGGCGGAGAGTTCACTGCTCTAACGGCAACAGATTCTACTTCATTTTTTGCCATATCTTATTTTCCGAATGACGATCGCGTTTTATTTTCTGCAGATGATAATGGCGATGAAAACTCACATATATTTTTACTCGATACAACTGGAACGGTTAAAGACCTTACACCTAAAGATGGTATTAACGCAAATTTTGCCGGTTGGAACAAGGATAAAGACGGATTCTATTTTTTAAGCAATGAGCGTGACCCAAGATATTTTGACTATTACGAAATGAGTTTGGATGGATTCAATTCTGAATTGATTTATAAGAATGAAGATGGAATGAATATAGTCGGTTTGTCTGATGATGAAAAATTCATGGCACTTTCAAAAACCATAAATACCAATGACAGTGACTTATATTTAGTCAATACATCCACTAATGAAAGAACCAAAATAAATGATAGCTTAAGTGGGCATGGATCCATTGTTTTTTCAAAGGACAACTCAAAGATGTATTATACAACTGATGAAGGAGCAAATTTTTCCTATTTGGCATCATATGATTTAGAAACAGGAGAAAAGAATAAAATCCTCGAAAAACAATGGGATATATCAGGTGTTGGTCTAAGTGAAAATGGAACCTATCGTACCGTATTCATCAATGATGATGGTAAAAATGTAATAGAAGTTTATAATGAAGAGACTGGGGAACAAATAGACTTGCCCGAATTTGATAGCGCTAGCATAACTTCGGTTTCTTTCTCTCCAGATGAAAAGTTCATGAGGCTTTATGTTGGAAATTCTAACACACCAAATGATTTATACATTTATAGTTTTGAAAATAAAGGACTTACACGTATTACCCATCGATTGAATAAGGATATAAATCCTGATGATTTGGTGGCCTCACAAGTAATACGATACAATTCTTTTGACGGTACTGAGATTCCTGCAATTTACTATTTGCCAAAACAAGCCTCTGCTGATAACCCTGTCCCCGCATTAGTTTGGGTTCATGGTGGACCAGGAGGACAGACTCGACAAGGATTTAATTCATTCATCCAATATTTGGTAAATAATGGGTATGCTGTTTTAGGTGTAAACAATCGCGGTAGTAGTGGTTATGGGAAGGAATTTTACCTCATGGATGATCTAAATCATGGCGAAAAAGACTTGCAGGATTGTATAGAAGGAAAAAACTGGTTGGCAAAACAACCTGAAATAGACAATTCTAGAATTGGAATTATAGGCGGATCATATGGCGGTTATATGACAATGGCAGCGCTTACGTTCGCTCCAGAGGAATTTGATGTAGGTGTGAATATATTCGGTGTTACTAACTGGTTGCGGACTTTAAAGAGCGTTCCTCCTTATTGGGAATCTTTTAAAACTGCTCTTTATAAAGAATTAGGAGACCCCTATAGTCAAGATTCCGTAAGACTGCGCAAGATTTCTCCCCTATTCCATGCTGAAAATGTCACCAAACCGGTAATGGTACTTCAAGGCGCTAAAGATCCTCGTGTTCTTCAAGTTGAATCGGATGAGATCGTGGAAGCTGTAAGAAAAAATAATGTACCAGTAGAATATGTGCTATTTGAGGATGAGGGTCACGGTTTCGTAAAAAAGGAAAATCAAATTGAAGGCTATGGCAAAATTTTAACCTTTTTAGATAATTACCTCAAAGGAGAAAAGAAATTACAAGACGGAAAAACTGAAAGCGAAGAAATCGAAATTGAAGTAGAAGAATAA